One genomic window of Cricetulus griseus strain 17A/GY chromosome 3, alternate assembly CriGri-PICRH-1.0, whole genome shotgun sequence includes the following:
- the Gab1 gene encoding GRB2-associated-binding protein 1 isoform X2, with amino-acid sequence MSGGEVVCSGWLRKSPPEKKLKRYAWKRRWFVLRSGRLTGDPDVLEYYKNDHAKKPIRIIDLNLCQQVDAGLTFNKKEFENSYIFDINTIDRIFYLVADSEEDMNKWVRCICDICGFNPTEEDPVKPLGNSSQAPVDSPFAVSTAPASTQLEASSVTLPPSYQLISLPPHPETLGLQDDPQDYLLLINCQSKKPEPTRTHVDSAKLTSSETDCNDNVPSHKTPASSQSKHGMNGFFQQQMLYDCPPSRAASVSVDSSLYNLPRSYSHDVLPKESPSSTEADGELYVFNTPSGTSSVEAQMRHVSISYDIPPTPGNTYQIPRTFPEGTLGQSSKLDTIPDIPPPRPPKPHPTHDRSPVETCGTPRTASDTDSSYCVPTAGMPPSRSNTISTVDLNKLRKDASSQDCYDIPRTFPSDRSSSLEGFHNQSKIKNVLTVGSVSSEELDENYVPMNPNSPPRQHSSSFTEPIQEPNYVPMTPGTFDFSSFGMQVPPPAHLGFRSSPKTPPRRPVPVADCEPPPVDRNLKPDRKGQSPKILRPKPHGLERTDSQTIADFATRRKAKPAPLEIKPLPEWEELQAPVRSPITRSFARNSSRFPMSPRPDSVHSTTSSSDSHDSEENYVPMNPNLSSEDPNLFGSNSLDGGSSSMIKPKGDKQVEYLDLDLDSGKSTPPRKQKSSGSGSSMADERVDYVVVDQQKTLALKSTREAWTDGRQSTESETPTKSVK; translated from the exons GCATGGAAAAGGAGGTGGTTCGTGTTGCGAAGTGGCCGTTTGACTGGAGACCCCGATGTCCTGGAGTATTACAAAAATGACCACGCCAAGAAACCTATCCGGATTATTGATTTAAATTTATGTCAGCAAGTTGATGCTGGGTTGACATTCAACAAGAAGGAGTTTGAAAACAGCTACATCTTTGATATCAACACCATTGACCGGATTTTCTACTTGGTCGCAGacagtgaggaggacatgaacaAGTGGGTCCGTTGTATTTGTGACATCTGTGGCTTCAATCCCACAGAAGAAG ATCCCGTGAAGCCCCTTGGCAACTCCTCCCAAGCACCGGTTGATTCGCCTTTTGCTGTAAGTACAGCACCAGCCTCCACCCAGCTGGAAGCCTCTTCAGTCACGCTACCTCCTTCTTACCAGCTCATCAGCCTCCCGCCTCACCCAGAGACTCTAGGCCTCCAGGATGACCCACAAGACTACCTCTTGCTGATCAACTGTCAAAGCAAGAAGCCCGAACCCACCAG AACCCACGTTGATTCTGCAAAGCTCACCTCCTCCGAGACAGACTGCAATGACAACGTCCCTTCCCATAAAACTCCCGCTTCCTCCCAGAGCAAGCATGGGATGAATGGCTTTTTTCAGCAGCAAATGCTGTATGACTGCCCACCATCCCGGGCTGCATCCGTCTCTGTAGACTCCAGCCTCTATAACCTGCCCAGGAGTTATTCCCATGACGTGTTGCCAAAGGAATCTCCGTCAAGTACTGAAGCAGATGGAGAGCTTTACGTCTTTAATACCCCATCTGGGACTTCGAGTGTAGAAGCTCAGATGAGACATGTATCAATCAGTTACGACATTCCACCAACACCTGGTAACACTTACCAGATTCCAAGGACATTTCCAGAAGGCACGCTGGGACAGTCATCAAAGCTGGACACCATTCCTGATATTCCCCCACCTCGGCCACCAAAGCCACATCCAACTCATGACCGGTCTCCTGTGGAAACGTGTGGCACCCCACGCACAGCCTCAGACACCGACAGCAGTTACTGTGTCCCTACAGCTGGCATGCCACCCTCCCGGAGTAATACCATTTCCACCGTGGATTTGAACAAGTTACGGAAAG ATGCTAGTTCTCAAGATTGCTATGATATTCCACGAACCTTTCCAAGCGATAGATCTAGTTCCCTGGAAGGCTTCCATAACCAGTCT aAAATCAAAAATGTGTTGACAGTGGGAAGTGTCTCAAGTGAAGAACTGGATGAAAACTATGTCCCCATGAATCCCAACTCGCCACCACGACAACATTCCAGCAGCTTTACGGAACCAATTCAGGAACCAAATTATGTGCCAATGACCCCTGGgacatttgatttttcttcatttgggATGCAAGTCCCTCCTCCTGCTCATTTGGGCTTCAGGTCCAGCCCAAAGACTCCTCCCAGGAGGCCTGTTCCTGTTGCTGACTGTGAACCACCCCCAGTCGATAGGAACCTCAAGCCAGACAGAAAAG GTCAGAGTCCTAAAATTTTAAGACCCAAACCCCATGGTTTAGAGCGAACTGATTCACAAACCATAGCTGACTTTGCTACAAGAAGAAAGG ccAAGCCAGCACCTCTGGAAATAAAGCCACTGCCAGAGTGGGAAGAGCTGCAAGCCCCAGTCAGATCTCCCATCACCAGGAGCTTCGCTCGGAA CTCCTCTAGATTCCCCATGTCCCCTCGACCTGATTCTGTGCACAGTACGACATCGAGCAGCGACTCTCATGACAGTGAAGAAAACTATGTCCCCATGAACCCAAACCTGTCCAGTGAAGATCCG AATCTCTTTGGCAGTAACAGCCTTGATGGAGGGAGCAGCTCTATGATCAAGCCCAAAGGAGATAAACAAGTCGAATACTTAGATCTAGACCTAGACTCTGGGAAATCCACACCGCCTCGGAAG CAAAAGAGCAGTGGTTCAGGCAGCAGCATGGCTGACGAGAGGGTGGATTATGTCGTGGTGGACCAGCAGAAGACTCTAGCCCTGAAGAGCACCCGGGAAGCCTGGACAGATGGGAGGCAGTCCACAGAATCGGAAACTCCCACCAAGAGTGTAAAGTGA
- the Gab1 gene encoding GRB2-associated-binding protein 1 isoform X3 has translation MSGGEVVCSGWLRKSPPEKKLKRYAWKRRWFVLRSGRLTGDPDVLEYYKNDHAKKPIRIIDLNLCQQVDAGLTFNKKEFENSYIFDINTIDRIFYLVADSEEDMNKWVRCICDICGFNPTEEDPVKPLGNSSQAPVDSPFAVSTAPASTQLEASSVTLPPSYQLISLPPHPETLGLQDDPQDYLLLINCQSKKPEPTRTHVDSAKLTSSETDCNDNVPSHKTPASSQSKHGMNGFFQQQMLYDCPPSRAASVSVDSSLYNLPRSYSHDVLPKESPSSTEADGELYVFNTPSGTSSVEAQMRHVSISYDIPPTPGNTYQIPRTFPEGTLGQSSKLDTIPDIPPPRPPKPHPTHDRSPVETCGTPRTASDTDSSYCVPTAGMPPSRSNTISTVDLNKLRKDASSQDCYDIPRTFPSDRSSSLEGFHNQSKIKNVLTVGSVSSEELDENYVPMNPNSPPRQHSSSFTEPIQEPNYVPMTPGTFDFSSFGMQVPPPAHLGFRSSPKTPPRRPVPVADCEPPPVDRNLKPDRKAKPAPLEIKPLPEWEELQAPVRSPITRSFARNSSRFPMSPRPDSVHSTTSSSDSHDSEENYVPMNPNLSSEDPNLFGSNSLDGGSSSMIKPKGDKQVEYLDLDLDSGKSTPPRKQKSSGSGSSMADERVDYVVVDQQKTLALKSTREAWTDGRQSTESETPTKSVK, from the exons GCATGGAAAAGGAGGTGGTTCGTGTTGCGAAGTGGCCGTTTGACTGGAGACCCCGATGTCCTGGAGTATTACAAAAATGACCACGCCAAGAAACCTATCCGGATTATTGATTTAAATTTATGTCAGCAAGTTGATGCTGGGTTGACATTCAACAAGAAGGAGTTTGAAAACAGCTACATCTTTGATATCAACACCATTGACCGGATTTTCTACTTGGTCGCAGacagtgaggaggacatgaacaAGTGGGTCCGTTGTATTTGTGACATCTGTGGCTTCAATCCCACAGAAGAAG ATCCCGTGAAGCCCCTTGGCAACTCCTCCCAAGCACCGGTTGATTCGCCTTTTGCTGTAAGTACAGCACCAGCCTCCACCCAGCTGGAAGCCTCTTCAGTCACGCTACCTCCTTCTTACCAGCTCATCAGCCTCCCGCCTCACCCAGAGACTCTAGGCCTCCAGGATGACCCACAAGACTACCTCTTGCTGATCAACTGTCAAAGCAAGAAGCCCGAACCCACCAG AACCCACGTTGATTCTGCAAAGCTCACCTCCTCCGAGACAGACTGCAATGACAACGTCCCTTCCCATAAAACTCCCGCTTCCTCCCAGAGCAAGCATGGGATGAATGGCTTTTTTCAGCAGCAAATGCTGTATGACTGCCCACCATCCCGGGCTGCATCCGTCTCTGTAGACTCCAGCCTCTATAACCTGCCCAGGAGTTATTCCCATGACGTGTTGCCAAAGGAATCTCCGTCAAGTACTGAAGCAGATGGAGAGCTTTACGTCTTTAATACCCCATCTGGGACTTCGAGTGTAGAAGCTCAGATGAGACATGTATCAATCAGTTACGACATTCCACCAACACCTGGTAACACTTACCAGATTCCAAGGACATTTCCAGAAGGCACGCTGGGACAGTCATCAAAGCTGGACACCATTCCTGATATTCCCCCACCTCGGCCACCAAAGCCACATCCAACTCATGACCGGTCTCCTGTGGAAACGTGTGGCACCCCACGCACAGCCTCAGACACCGACAGCAGTTACTGTGTCCCTACAGCTGGCATGCCACCCTCCCGGAGTAATACCATTTCCACCGTGGATTTGAACAAGTTACGGAAAG ATGCTAGTTCTCAAGATTGCTATGATATTCCACGAACCTTTCCAAGCGATAGATCTAGTTCCCTGGAAGGCTTCCATAACCAGTCT aAAATCAAAAATGTGTTGACAGTGGGAAGTGTCTCAAGTGAAGAACTGGATGAAAACTATGTCCCCATGAATCCCAACTCGCCACCACGACAACATTCCAGCAGCTTTACGGAACCAATTCAGGAACCAAATTATGTGCCAATGACCCCTGGgacatttgatttttcttcatttgggATGCAAGTCCCTCCTCCTGCTCATTTGGGCTTCAGGTCCAGCCCAAAGACTCCTCCCAGGAGGCCTGTTCCTGTTGCTGACTGTGAACCACCCCCAGTCGATAGGAACCTCAAGCCAGACAGAAAAG ccAAGCCAGCACCTCTGGAAATAAAGCCACTGCCAGAGTGGGAAGAGCTGCAAGCCCCAGTCAGATCTCCCATCACCAGGAGCTTCGCTCGGAA CTCCTCTAGATTCCCCATGTCCCCTCGACCTGATTCTGTGCACAGTACGACATCGAGCAGCGACTCTCATGACAGTGAAGAAAACTATGTCCCCATGAACCCAAACCTGTCCAGTGAAGATCCG AATCTCTTTGGCAGTAACAGCCTTGATGGAGGGAGCAGCTCTATGATCAAGCCCAAAGGAGATAAACAAGTCGAATACTTAGATCTAGACCTAGACTCTGGGAAATCCACACCGCCTCGGAAG CAAAAGAGCAGTGGTTCAGGCAGCAGCATGGCTGACGAGAGGGTGGATTATGTCGTGGTGGACCAGCAGAAGACTCTAGCCCTGAAGAGCACCCGGGAAGCCTGGACAGATGGGAGGCAGTCCACAGAATCGGAAACTCCCACCAAGAGTGTAAAGTGA